DNA from Rhizobacter sp. J219:
TTCAGATCACCAAGGACAAGACCACCCTCGGCCGCCGTCCGTACAACGACATCGTGATCGACAACCTGGCGGTGAGCGGCGAGCACGCCGTGCTGCAGATGGTCGGCACCGACGTCTTCATCGAAGACCTCAACAGCACCAACGGCACCTACATCAACGGCAAGGCGGTCAAGAAGCAGCTCTTGACCCACAACGACACGGTCGAGATCGGCAAGTACAAGATCAAGTACCTCGTCGACGACGGCACCGACTACGAGAAGACCATGATCATGAAGCAGGGCGCCCCGGCCCCTGCGGCGTACAGCCATGGCTTCGCGCACACCTCGGCGCAGGGCACCAACTCCGGGTTCGGCGGCCTGGGCCAGAGCGTCGTGCCCGGCACGATCAAGGTCTTGAACGGGGCCGCGGCCGGCCGTGAAGTGGCCCTGACCAAGGTGGTCACGACCGTGGGCAAGCCTGGCGTGCAGGTGGCCTCGATCACCAAGCGCCCGGGCGGCTATGTGTTTGCCCACGTGGAAGGCGCGACCCGTCCCACCATCAACGGCAACCCGCTCGTGGGTGATACCCTGCATCTGAAGAACGGCGATGTGATCGAAACCGCCGGCACGCAAATGCAGTTCATCCAGGCCTGACGCTCGCCACCCCTGGCGTGACGCTTTTCACGCGGCCCGCGAGGGCGTGCTGGAGGCGGGCGCCAATGGCCGCGAATTGCCGCATTGCGACCTTGCGGCAGGGGTCTCCAGCCGGCAGCATCCAGGACACGCGCATGTTGCGCGCGGCTCTGCGCTCTCGCCCGGCTTCTCATCCATGAAAATTCGCGTCCTCGGTTGCTCCGGCGCCATTGCCGAAGGCAGCCGAACCACCTCCTTCCTGGTCGACCACGATGTGCTGGTCGACGCTGGCACGGGGGTAGGCGACCTGCCGCTGGAGGCGCTGGCGCAGATCGACCACATCCTGGTCACGCATTCCCACCTGGACCATGTGCTCTCTATCGGGCTTCTTGCTGACGCGGTCATGCGTCGGCGCGCAGCGCAAGGGCGCGGGCCGATCGAGGTGCACGCCCTGCCCGAGACGCTGCAGGCCCTGCGTACCCACATCTTCAACGGCGTCATCTGGCCCGACTTCACCCGGCTGCCCGAGGCCGACCGGCCGGTGCTGAAGATGATCCCGTTTCAGATGGGCGACGAGCTGACGCTGAACGGCAAGACCTTCGAGGTGCTGAGCGCGGCGCATACCGTGCCCGCGGTGGGATTCGCCCTTCGGGGCCGAGACGCCTGGTGGGTGTTCACCGGCGACACGGGCCCGAATCCGGCGCTTTGGCGCCGGCTGGCGTCGATGAAGGTGGCCCATCTGGTCATCGAGACGGCCTTCGGCGACGAAGAACGTGACGTCGCCTGCTTGAGCCAACACCTGCATCCCCACAAGCTCGGTCTGGAACTGGCCCAGCTGCAGGGCAGCGTGAATGTGCACATCACTCACATCAAGCCTGGCGAGGTCGAAGCCGTCATGGCCGAGATCGGCCGGTTGACGACCCCCCACCGTCTCAGCGCCTTGCGCGCCGGCCAGGTGCTGGACCTCGCCTGACGCCTCAGTGACGATTTCCGTCAATCTGTGTCGGCATGCAACGTGAACTCCATCACCCAGTGACCCTTTGTGTCAGAACTGCGGGCGGATTCCACGCTTTTTCCCCCGATTCAGGGTGGCATGCAGGGTGCAACAGAAGAACCGTGTCTCACCCCCTCCCTATTTCCTTTCAGGAGCTCTCCATGAAGCGTGCTATTCAAAAGGGTTTCACCCTTATCGAACTGATGATCGTTGTGGCGATCATTGGTATCTTGGCTGCGGTTGCGCTGCCGGCTTATCAGGACTACACCGTTCGGGCGAAAATCTCGGAAGCTGTCATCGCAGCAAGCAGTGCGAAGAGCTTGATGGCCGAAGCCTTCCAGTCCGACTCTGTGACCGGGATGGCCGCAGCTGCCGCTGCATTCAATAATGTGCCGTTTGCGCAGAAGGCTTCGAAGTATGTGTCTAACGTGTGTGTGGGTGCTGTTCCGCCGGCAGGTGCTAACTGTCCAGCCCCAGGCGCCAACGCCTTTGATGTGCGTGTGGCCATCTTGGCTACGGCTGCTTCCAATAACGGCTTGCCCGCCGCCATCAATGGCCAGACGATCGTGCTGACGCCGAATGTGGCCAATGCGGCTCCTGTGGCTGGCGTCGCTGGTGCCATCGACTGGGCCTGCGCCAGCGAAACGAGTGGTGTTGCGACCGCTCGCGGCTTGACCAACATCGTCGCAGGGACGCTGATTGCCAAGTACGCTCCGTCGGAGTGCCGCTGAGTTATCGGTTGGTCGGCTTGCATTGTGTTTTGGAAACGCCCGCACTAGCGGGCGTTTCTACAAGCGCAACTGGAGTGTTGGAGGCTGTCTATGCGATGCGTCAGTCAGGACGGTTTTACCCTGATAGAGCTGATGATCGTCGTGGCGATCATCGGCATCTTGGCGGCCGTGGCGGTTCCGGCCTACCAAGATTTCACGATTCGTGCGAAGCTGTCCGAGGCGACCCTGGCGGCGGCCCCTGTGAAGAGCATGTTGAGCGAAGCTTTTCAGATGAATGGCGTTTCCGGGCTCGATAGCGCAGCGACGGTCTACAACGGCATCCCAGTTGCCCAAAAGCGCTCCAAATATGTTGATGACATCGTCGTGACCGGCGCAGCAACGCCGTGGCCCGTCGTCATCTCCATTGCCGCAACTATTGGGAATGGAATTCCAACGGGGTTGCACCAGAACACGATTGTTCTTTCTCCAAATCTCCAGGGCGCCGTTCCAACGGCTTTGATGGAAGGTGCGCTCGATTGGGCATGCGCAAGTGAGTCTGCCAACACGGCCACGGCGCGCGGTTTGGGCAATCGGACACTTGGCTCGCTGCCAGCAAAGTACGCTCCTTCTGAATGCCGTTGATGTGCGGCCGGAGTTGCGGTTGCCAGACCGCTGTCACGTTGCCCGTACTGGGATGAATCGACCTTAGCATCCGGGCCTGCGCGGATTTGCAAAACGGTGGGTGCGGACCTAGCGTCAGGTGCTGATCCAGCGCACGAAACCGATTCATTGCCTATGAACATCCAAAAGCCCCAGCTCAATCTGCGGCCTCGCCTGCGCGCCGCTGGCATTCACCTGCTCATCAGCATGGTCGTGGCTGCCTTGGCCGCCGCGATGGTGTTTGCACTTTGGTATCCATGGCCCTATCGGGTGGTGTCAGGTGGTCAAGGCCTGTTCGTCCTGGTGGTCACCGTGGACCTTGTGCTCGGGCCTCTTCTCACGTTGGCCGTATTCGATACGGCAAAGGGATGGCGCCACCTGCGGCGGGATTTGGCCGTGATCGGGGCCTTGCAGACCGCGGCACTCGCCTATGGCGTGCACACGGTGTATGAGGTGAGGCCGGTGGCGATGGTGTTCGAGACCGATCGCTTCCGCGTGATCAAGGCTGTCGATGTGCACCTCGCCGAGTTGCACTTGGCCCCGCCGGCCTTTCGATCATTGCCACTGACTGGTCCCTGGCTCCTTGGCGCCCGTGCTCCAAAAGCAGGAAGCGAACGCACAGATGCGCTCTTCCTCGGCATCGGCGGTGTTGATGTCGCCCAACGTCCGCTTTTCTGGCAACCCTATGAACTGTCGCGTACCGCAGCTCTGGCCCGATCGAGGCCGGTGAGCGCGTTGTTGCAGCGGTATCCCTCGGAAACGCAGACGATCAACCAGGCAATCAGGTCGGCGGGCATGTCTGTCGACCAGGCTCGCTTTCTCCCTTTGGTCGCTCGTCGCGACTGGGTGGTGCTCTTGAGCCCGAAGGGTGATGTCAGCGGCTATCTACCGCTCGATGGCTTCTTTTGAGGCACTGAATGCGGTGAGGTGAGAATCGTGGGATGCAAACGAACGCAGCTCCTCTAAGTCCGACCTCACCAACTTCTCTCTTCTTGGCAGCCTCGGCCATGTTGGCCATTTGCGGCCCAGCTTGGCTGGCCTACAACGTCTCACCTTCTGCCACATTTCTTAATCAGGCCCTGTCTCTCGGTGGATGGGGTTGGCTGCTCGCGCTCACGGCCTTGTGCCTGAGCAAGGCAGATGGTGAACGTAGTTGGTCCCAAGTTCTGCCGCTGGCACTCGCGTTTTTCCTGGTGGCTCTCGGGGTTGGCGGGTCTCTGCTGCTTCATCGGCTGCCGTCGTCCTTGGCGCTCAGTGCTCTCGGCTTGATTTTTGGTGGCTGCCTGGCAGCGTTAACAGGCGCGATGCGCGGACATCGAGCATTTCAGGCGCTGTGCGTCGGACTGCTGCTAGCGGGTTTGGTCAATCTGCCTGTGGCGGTGGTTCAGGTTTTTGCACCTACGTCAATCGAAGGTGATTGGATCGCACGCGCTGGTGCGCAGGGGCGGGCGGGCGGAAATCTGCGGCAGCCGAATCATCTGAGCAGCCTGCTCTTGTGGTCACTAGCGGCGTTGGTGTGGCTTCATGACACGCTGGTAGAAAAGTCAAATGACCGCCAGCGTGTGCTTGCCGTTCGATGCGTGACGGCAGTTTCCTTGATTGGCCTGATCTTCGGAGATGTGCTGACGGTGTCTCGCACGGGCACCGTCTGTGTCTTCTTGCTTGCCTTGTGGGGTGTGCTGGACCGGAACCTCTCTCGCTTTACCCGCATGCTGCTCTGGGCGGCCCCTTTGATTTATGGGCTGTGCTGGCTTGGCATGTCCGAGTGGAGTCGGGCGGCCGGTGCGGGATTCATCGGCGACGCGCAACTGCAAAAGTCCGACCTCTCCAGCTCCCGCTTCGCCATCTGGTCCAACACGATCGACCTCATCAAGCAGAACCCCTGGCTCGGCGTCGGCTGGGGCGAATTCAACTTCGCCTGGTCGTTGACGCCCTTCCCCAACCGCCCAGTCGCCTTCTTCGACCACACCCACAACCTCCCGCTCAACCTGCTGGTCGAACTCGGCATCCCGCTGGGAACGCTGGCGCTGGCGTTGCTGGCCTGGTCGCTGTGGAAGGCGTTCGTCGCCTGCCGCATCACGCCGCAGCCGCACAGCACCATGGTCCGCACCGCCTTCGTGATGGTGCTGATGATGGTCGTGCACAGCATGCTCGAGTACCCGCTGTGGTACGCGTACTTCCTGCTGCCCACCGCCTTTGCACTCGGCATCTGTCTCGGACATTCGACACCGCAAGACGCGGCCGTCGAGGCGGCACCCGCTTCGCCGCGGCTTCGGCAGGCGCTCGTCGTCGCCTCCCTGCTGCTGGTCGCCGGCACCGTCTTCTCGGTCTTCGACTACCTGAAGGTCACGAAGATCTTTGCCGTCGACGATGACGACACCACCCCGCTGTCCTACCGCATTGCCCAGGGCCAGAAGAGCGTCTTCTTCGCCCACCACGCCGACTACGCTGCCGCGACCGTCGCGACTCACCCGTCGACCGCGTGGAAGGCCTTCCGCCGCGCGCCGCACCTGTTGCTCGACACCCGCCTGATGATGGCCTGGGCCAAGGCGTATGCGGAGAAGGGTGACATCGAACGCGCGCGCTACATCGCCGACCGGCTGCGCGAGTTCCGAAACCCCGACTCGGCAGAGTTTTTTGCGGAATGCGACAAGGCCAAGACGGCTGGTACGCCCGAGCCCTTCCAGTGCAAACCGGCGACCCGCCAGTTCACCTACCAGGACTTCAAGCTGCGCTGAGGTCGGCGCTCCAGTCGCCCGACTTGCCCCCGTGCTTCTCCAGCACGCGGATCTCGCCCATCACCATGCCGCGATCCGCCGCCTTGCACATGTCGTAGATGGTGAGCAGCCCCACCTGCACTGCGGTCAGGGCCTCCATCTCGACACCCGTGCGGCCCAGTGTTTCCACCTGCGCGGTGCAGCGGACGAGAGAAGCCGACGCGTCCACCTCGAACTCCACCGCCACCTTCGTGATCGGCAACGGGTGGCACAGCGGAATCAACTCCGCCGTGCGCTTGCTCGCCTGGATCGCCGCGATGCGCGCGATGCCGAGCACGTCGCCCTTCTTCGCGCTGCCCGACTGGATGATCGCCAGCGTCGCCGGCAGCATGCGGATCACGCCGCTGGCCCGCGCGATGCGGTGTGTCTCGGCCTTGCCCGACACGTCGACCATGTGCGCCTGCCCTTGCGCATCGAAATGCGTGAGCGGCGAGGTCGACGGAGAAGGCACAGGTGCGGACATGGTCGGGAAACAGAGGAGCAACGTGGCGCTGGCATGATAGTCGCGAGCCGGTCGAACCTTCGCGCCGTGCCGTGCTCCAACCTGCACCCCGCCAGCCTCGCCTGATTTGCTGAACTCCGCCTTTTCCCGCCGTCCCGTGGTGCGCCTGCTGGCTGCCGTGTGTGCCGTGAGCCTGCTCGTGCCTGCGGCGCCCTCGGTGGTGGCGCAAAGCCGCCTGCCGGCGCTCGGCGAGACGGCCTCCGACGACCTGAGCGTGGGCAGCGAGCGCCGCCTGGGCGACCAGATCATGCGCGACATCCGCCGCGACCCCGACTACCTCGACGACCCGGTGCTGCTCGAATACTTGCAGTCGCTGTGGGACCCGCTGGTCACCGCCGCCCGCCAGCGCGGCGACATCGGGCCCGACCTCGAACAGCGCTTCGCCTGG
Protein-coding regions in this window:
- the tfpZ gene encoding TfpX/TfpZ family type IV pilin accessory protein; translated protein: MNIQKPQLNLRPRLRAAGIHLLISMVVAALAAAMVFALWYPWPYRVVSGGQGLFVLVVTVDLVLGPLLTLAVFDTAKGWRHLRRDLAVIGALQTAALAYGVHTVYEVRPVAMVFETDRFRVIKAVDVHLAELHLAPPAFRSLPLTGPWLLGARAPKAGSERTDALFLGIGGVDVAQRPLFWQPYELSRTAALARSRPVSALLQRYPSETQTINQAIRSAGMSVDQARFLPLVARRDWVVLLSPKGDVSGYLPLDGFF
- a CDS encoding 3',5'-cyclic-nucleotide phosphodiesterase, yielding MKIRVLGCSGAIAEGSRTTSFLVDHDVLVDAGTGVGDLPLEALAQIDHILVTHSHLDHVLSIGLLADAVMRRRAAQGRGPIEVHALPETLQALRTHIFNGVIWPDFTRLPEADRPVLKMIPFQMGDELTLNGKTFEVLSAAHTVPAVGFALRGRDAWWVFTGDTGPNPALWRRLASMKVAHLVIETAFGDEERDVACLSQHLHPHKLGLELAQLQGSVNVHITHIKPGEVEAVMAEIGRLTTPHRLSALRAGQVLDLA
- a CDS encoding pilin; amino-acid sequence: MKRAIQKGFTLIELMIVVAIIGILAAVALPAYQDYTVRAKISEAVIAASSAKSLMAEAFQSDSVTGMAAAAAAFNNVPFAQKASKYVSNVCVGAVPPAGANCPAPGANAFDVRVAILATAASNNGLPAAINGQTIVLTPNVANAAPVAGVAGAIDWACASETSGVATARGLTNIVAGTLIAKYAPSECR
- a CDS encoding pilin: MIVVAIIGILAAVAVPAYQDFTIRAKLSEATLAAAPVKSMLSEAFQMNGVSGLDSAATVYNGIPVAQKRSKYVDDIVVTGAATPWPVVISIAATIGNGIPTGLHQNTIVLSPNLQGAVPTALMEGALDWACASESANTATARGLGNRTLGSLPAKYAPSECR
- the moaC gene encoding cyclic pyranopterin monophosphate synthase MoaC; this translates as MSAPVPSPSTSPLTHFDAQGQAHMVDVSGKAETHRIARASGVIRMLPATLAIIQSGSAKKGDVLGIARIAAIQASKRTAELIPLCHPLPITKVAVEFEVDASASLVRCTAQVETLGRTGVEMEALTAVQVGLLTIYDMCKAADRGMVMGEIRVLEKHGGKSGDWSADLSAA
- a CDS encoding PglL family O-oligosaccharyltransferase, which codes for MQTNAAPLSPTSPTSLFLAASAMLAICGPAWLAYNVSPSATFLNQALSLGGWGWLLALTALCLSKADGERSWSQVLPLALAFFLVALGVGGSLLLHRLPSSLALSALGLIFGGCLAALTGAMRGHRAFQALCVGLLLAGLVNLPVAVVQVFAPTSIEGDWIARAGAQGRAGGNLRQPNHLSSLLLWSLAALVWLHDTLVEKSNDRQRVLAVRCVTAVSLIGLIFGDVLTVSRTGTVCVFLLALWGVLDRNLSRFTRMLLWAAPLIYGLCWLGMSEWSRAAGAGFIGDAQLQKSDLSSSRFAIWSNTIDLIKQNPWLGVGWGEFNFAWSLTPFPNRPVAFFDHTHNLPLNLLVELGIPLGTLALALLAWSLWKAFVACRITPQPHSTMVRTAFVMVLMMVVHSMLEYPLWYAYFLLPTAFALGICLGHSTPQDAAVEAAPASPRLRQALVVASLLLVAGTVFSVFDYLKVTKIFAVDDDDTTPLSYRIAQGQKSVFFAHHADYAAATVATHPSTAWKAFRRAPHLLLDTRLMMAWAKAYAEKGDIERARYIADRLREFRNPDSAEFFAECDKAKTAGTPEPFQCKPATRQFTYQDFKLR
- a CDS encoding FHA domain-containing protein; this translates as MGKLVVSLDGVVIKEVQITKDKTTLGRRPYNDIVIDNLAVSGEHAVLQMVGTDVFIEDLNSTNGTYINGKAVKKQLLTHNDTVEIGKYKIKYLVDDGTDYEKTMIMKQGAPAPAAYSHGFAHTSAQGTNSGFGGLGQSVVPGTIKVLNGAAAGREVALTKVVTTVGKPGVQVASITKRPGGYVFAHVEGATRPTINGNPLVGDTLHLKNGDVIETAGTQMQFIQA